In Pedobacter sp. WC2423, the following are encoded in one genomic region:
- a CDS encoding YitT family protein, translated as MHNHLKNTYLRHLKDFTLIGLGIVSACFGLKSFLMPSEFIDGGVTGISLLISTLTGFKLSYLILLINIPFVILGYSQIGKGFAIKTALAIITLAIFLIILPFQPVTHDKLLIAFFGGLFLGGGIGLAMRGGCVIDGTEVLALYISKNSMLTVGNIILILNIVIFGVAAIFLDIETAMYAILTYLSASKTIDFVVNGLEQYIGVTIISEKKEEIKLFLINDMKRGVTIYKGEGGYGEKKEIDILYTVVTKLEMGKLQNEIRQLDPDAFIVQQQISDLKGGVVKRHALH; from the coding sequence ATGCACAATCATCTCAAAAATACTTACTTGCGTCATTTAAAAGATTTTACCCTGATCGGGCTGGGTATTGTTTCTGCCTGCTTTGGTCTTAAAAGCTTTTTAATGCCCAGTGAGTTTATAGATGGCGGAGTGACAGGTATATCCCTACTGATCAGTACGCTGACTGGTTTTAAACTATCCTATCTGATTCTGCTGATCAATATCCCTTTTGTGATTCTGGGTTATTCACAGATTGGTAAAGGATTTGCCATAAAAACAGCATTAGCGATTATTACCCTTGCTATTTTTCTGATTATCCTGCCTTTTCAGCCAGTTACCCATGATAAATTACTGATCGCTTTTTTTGGCGGTCTGTTTTTAGGCGGCGGAATTGGTCTGGCTATGCGCGGCGGATGCGTCATTGACGGCACAGAAGTACTCGCCTTATATATCAGTAAGAACAGCATGCTGACTGTTGGAAATATTATCCTGATCCTTAACATTGTCATTTTTGGGGTTGCGGCAATTTTCCTGGATATAGAAACGGCGATGTATGCCATTCTAACTTATTTATCAGCTTCCAAAACCATAGACTTTGTAGTCAACGGGCTGGAACAATATATCGGAGTAACGATTATCTCTGAGAAAAAAGAAGAGATCAAGCTGTTCCTGATCAATGATATGAAAAGGGGCGTGACTATTTATAAAGGGGAAGGCGGATACGGGGAGAAAAAAGAAATTGATATTTTATATACTGTAGTTACAAAACTTGAAATGGGTAAACTGCAAAATGAAATCCGCCAGCTGGATCCGGATGCTTTTATTGTGCAGCAGCAGATTTCTGACCTCAAGGGTGGCGTAGTAAAACGACATGCCTTACATTAA
- a CDS encoding cell division protein FtsX — protein MEEFEVSDASKKTKTIYISTIFSITLVLLMLGVLGLILVHAKNLSNYVKENIVLNIIVDEGAKEADVIQFRKELDANPAVKQTEYVNKEVAAKNLTQDLGEDFVNFLGYNPLLSTVDVYLKADYANNKSIDALKANISKNPVVKEVIYQSSLIDMVNKNINTIGLIVLGFAAILLVISVALINNTIRLAIYSQRFLIKSMQLVGATKNFIRKPFIFWAMLHGLIASFIAILILLGLLYYAQKEIPEIIILRNYTEFGIVLLGLVGLGIFLTALSTSFAVSKYLRLKIYDLYR, from the coding sequence ATGGAAGAATTTGAAGTTAGTGATGCTTCTAAGAAGACGAAAACCATTTATATCTCTACTATATTTAGTATAACCCTGGTTTTGTTGATGCTTGGCGTATTAGGACTGATACTGGTACATGCAAAGAATCTTTCTAACTATGTAAAAGAGAATATTGTATTAAATATCATCGTTGACGAAGGCGCAAAAGAAGCAGATGTTATTCAGTTCAGAAAGGAACTTGACGCTAACCCGGCCGTTAAACAGACAGAATATGTCAATAAAGAAGTAGCTGCAAAAAATCTTACACAAGATTTAGGAGAAGACTTCGTGAATTTTCTGGGTTACAACCCCTTGTTGTCTACCGTAGATGTTTACCTGAAAGCTGACTATGCCAACAATAAAAGTATTGACGCCTTAAAAGCAAACATCAGTAAAAACCCGGTTGTTAAAGAAGTCATTTACCAGAGTTCACTAATTGATATGGTGAATAAAAACATCAATACCATTGGTTTAATTGTATTGGGATTTGCCGCTATATTACTGGTAATCTCTGTGGCCTTAATCAACAATACCATCAGACTGGCAATTTATTCACAGCGTTTCCTGATCAAAAGCATGCAGCTTGTAGGTGCAACAAAAAACTTTATCCGCAAACCCTTTATCTTCTGGGCAATGCTGCATGGCTTAATCGCTTCTTTTATCGCTATCCTGATCTTGCTTGGCCTTTTATATTACGCACAAAAAGAGATTCCTGAGATCATTATTCTAAGAAATTATACCGAATTTGGTATTGTCCTGCTTGGTTTGGTCGGGCTGGGAATTTTCCTGACCGCGCTGAGTACAAGCTTTGCAGTAAGCAAATATTTACGTTTAAAAATTTACGACCTTTACAGATAA
- a CDS encoding bifunctional riboflavin kinase/FAD synthetase has product MKIYNHLSEFKRLNNAVATIGTFDGVHFGHQKIINRLCELAKNTGGESVILTFFPHPRLIIDPENQDLKMINTIEEKAEILAALGVDHLIITPFTRDFSNLNPAEYIKNILVDTIGIKQLIVGYDHRFGKDRSGGMLDLVAFSKPYGYEIEEIKEQDVNDVAVSSTKIRKSLLEGHVGLAAEYLGYNFSLYGPVIKGDKIGRTIGFPTANIFIEQPYKLIPSDGIYAVTVEMENETYKGMAYIGQRPTINGMTRNIEVNIFDFDKEIYGQYIRMNFMEFLRHDVKFTGLEALKIQLQQDKEDTLAYFAQQG; this is encoded by the coding sequence TTGAAAATATATAACCACCTTTCCGAATTTAAAAGGTTGAACAATGCGGTTGCAACCATAGGCACTTTTGACGGCGTTCACTTCGGGCACCAGAAAATCATTAACAGGCTTTGCGAACTTGCGAAAAATACTGGTGGCGAAAGTGTAATTCTAACCTTTTTCCCACATCCCCGGTTGATTATTGATCCTGAAAATCAGGACCTGAAGATGATCAATACCATTGAAGAAAAAGCAGAGATATTAGCGGCGCTGGGAGTTGATCACCTGATCATTACTCCATTTACCCGTGATTTCTCCAACCTCAACCCTGCTGAGTATATTAAAAATATCCTGGTAGATACCATTGGCATTAAACAGCTGATTGTTGGTTACGACCACCGTTTCGGAAAAGACCGTTCAGGAGGTATGCTGGACTTAGTTGCTTTTTCAAAACCTTATGGTTATGAGATTGAAGAAATTAAAGAGCAGGACGTCAATGATGTTGCTGTGAGCTCAACGAAAATCAGGAAATCACTGCTTGAAGGACATGTTGGTTTAGCCGCAGAATACCTGGGTTATAATTTCTCTTTATACGGCCCGGTAATTAAAGGAGATAAAATAGGCCGTACTATTGGCTTCCCGACAGCAAACATATTTATTGAACAGCCTTATAAACTCATCCCATCCGACGGAATATATGCCGTGACCGTTGAAATGGAAAATGAGACTTATAAAGGGATGGCTTACATAGGTCAGCGTCCTACTATTAATGGAATGACCAGGAATATAGAAGTCAATATCTTTGATTTTGACAAAGAGATCTATGGCCAGTATATCAGAATGAACTTCATGGAATTCCTCAGACACGATGTAAAATTCACCGGACTGGAAGCGCTTAAAATACAACTTCAGCAAGATAAAGAAGATACACTAGCTTATTTTGCACAGCAGGGCTAA
- a CDS encoding undecaprenyl-diphosphate phosphatase has protein sequence MTLIDAIILAVIEGLTEFLPVSSTGHMILASSFMGIASDPFVKLFTIAIQLGAILSVVVLYFRRFFKTIGFYVKLLVAFIPAAIFGLLLSKKIDQMLESPMTVAISLVVGGIILLFVDKWFNQPAIHEEEEISYLTALKIGFFQCLAMIPGTSRSGASIVGGMSMKLSRKVAAEFSFFLAVPTMFAATGKKLFDFYKEGHTISHDQIQLLVIANVIAFIVALLAIKSFIGYLNKHGFKVFGWYRIIAGLIIIVLIYSGHNLQII, from the coding sequence ATGACTCTTATAGATGCCATTATTCTCGCTGTAATAGAGGGACTGACTGAGTTTTTGCCAGTTTCTTCTACTGGCCATATGATCCTTGCCTCTTCCTTTATGGGAATTGCATCCGATCCTTTCGTTAAACTGTTTACCATTGCCATTCAACTGGGAGCAATTCTTTCGGTAGTTGTTTTGTACTTCAGACGTTTCTTCAAAACAATTGGTTTCTACGTTAAATTACTGGTTGCTTTTATTCCCGCAGCTATTTTTGGATTACTGCTCAGCAAAAAGATTGACCAGATGCTGGAAAGCCCGATGACAGTTGCCATATCTTTAGTAGTTGGAGGTATCATCCTTCTTTTTGTAGACAAATGGTTTAATCAGCCAGCTATCCATGAAGAAGAAGAGATCAGTTACCTTACTGCTTTAAAAATCGGCTTTTTTCAATGTCTGGCTATGATACCAGGTACATCAAGATCCGGCGCAAGTATTGTTGGTGGTATGTCCATGAAACTAAGCAGAAAAGTAGCTGCTGAGTTCTCTTTCTTTCTGGCTGTCCCTACGATGTTTGCTGCAACAGGAAAAAAGTTATTCGATTTTTATAAAGAAGGCCATACCATTAGCCACGATCAGATCCAATTGCTTGTTATCGCTAATGTCATTGCATTTATTGTAGCCTTACTTGCTATTAAAAGTTTTATCGGTTACCTGAACAAACACGGATTTAAAGTGTTTGGATGGTATCGTATCATTGCTGGATTGATCATCATTGTATTAATATATAGCGGGCATAACCTGCAAATAATTTAA
- the truB gene encoding tRNA pseudouridine(55) synthase TruB, protein MSAQKLLERTFNFAEGELLLINKPYKWTSFDVVGKIRNSLKPLKLKVGHAGTLDPLATGLLILCTGKLTKQIDTFQAEDKEYTGTMILGATTPSFDMETVVDQEYPLTNLTEEAIYAATAPFTGDIQQYPPAHSAVKVNGERLYVKARRGEEQELRLRFVSVPVFEITRIALPEVDFRIICSKGTYIRSLVSDFGKHLENGAYLSKLTRTRSGNFSLEDAFEVTDLVEYLKNKREAAAAGQADTNTQ, encoded by the coding sequence TTGAGCGCACAAAAGTTACTGGAAAGAACCTTCAATTTTGCCGAAGGAGAGTTATTACTCATCAATAAACCCTATAAGTGGACGAGTTTTGATGTAGTAGGGAAAATAAGAAATTCGTTAAAACCCCTGAAATTAAAAGTTGGCCATGCAGGGACATTAGACCCGCTGGCTACAGGCTTATTGATTTTATGTACAGGCAAACTGACTAAACAGATCGATACCTTTCAGGCAGAAGACAAAGAATATACCGGAACGATGATCCTGGGGGCTACAACGCCCTCTTTTGATATGGAGACGGTAGTGGACCAGGAATATCCACTCACTAATTTAACTGAAGAAGCAATTTATGCCGCTACTGCACCATTTACCGGTGACATACAGCAATATCCACCAGCCCATTCCGCAGTCAAAGTAAACGGAGAACGTTTATATGTCAAAGCCCGCAGAGGCGAAGAACAGGAATTGAGGCTTCGTTTTGTATCCGTACCCGTCTTTGAGATTACCCGTATTGCTTTACCAGAGGTTGACTTCAGAATTATTTGCAGTAAAGGTACTTACATCAGATCACTGGTTTCAGATTTCGGAAAACATCTTGAAAATGGTGCTTATTTATCGAAACTTACCCGCACCAGAAGTGGTAATTTCTCTTTAGAAGACGCCTTTGAAGTAACCGATCTGGTAGAATACCTTAAAAACAAAAGAGAAGCAGCCGCAGCCGGACAAGCTGATACAAATACCCAATAG
- a CDS encoding DUF3098 domain-containing protein, with translation MIEKKTSPATQDPKNEMVFTKKNYQLLLISMAIVVAGFMLMIGTTDIYDLRKTLLAPMVVLFGFGFGIYAILKK, from the coding sequence ATGATCGAGAAAAAAACTAGTCCAGCAACGCAGGACCCTAAAAATGAAATGGTTTTTACAAAAAAGAATTATCAGCTGTTGTTAATCAGTATGGCTATTGTTGTGGCTGGATTTATGCTGATGATCGGAACAACTGACATTTATGATTTAAGAAAAACACTTCTTGCGCCAATGGTTGTCCTTTTTGGATTTGGATTTGGTATTTACGCAATCCTGAAAAAGTAA
- the leuS gene encoding leucine--tRNA ligase, with product MDYQFKEIEQKWQGFWAAHQTFKAEATSAKPKFYVLDMFPYPSGAGLHVGHPLGYIASDIFSRYKRLKGYNVLHPMGYDSFGLPAEQYAIQTGQHPALTTEANISTYRRQLDQIGFSFDWSREVRTSEPEYYKWTQWVFMQLFNSWYNLETDRAEDISTLIEKFNASGSADVKAASDEDVKNFMPSDWANMTAEEKQEELLKYRLTFLKESTVNWCAALGTVLANDEVKDGFSERGGHPVEQKKMMQWSMRISAYAERLLQGLNTIDWPEPVKEMQRNWIGKSVGASVRFKIETDADINTDYIEVFTTRVDTIFGVSYVVLAPEHELVAALTTPAQVSDIKNYIEQTKKKSELDRMADTKTVSGAFTGTYVVNPVSGERIQLWIADYVLAGYGTGAVMGVPSGDQRDWLFAKHFNLPVVQILDAQTAIDVQADSTKEGKYINSGFINGMTYAEAVTTLNKWLEDQGAGKAKVNFRMRDAIFGRQRYWGEPIPVYFKNGLPYLIKEEELPLLLPEVDKYLPTETGEPPLGRAENWTYENQYHYELSTMPGWAGSSWYWYRYMDSNNEKSFAGQQAIEYWKDVDLYIGGAEHATGHLLYSRFWNKFLKDMGYVKEEEPFKKLINQGMIQGRTNFVYRVADESGKGTHTLVSHGLKNNYKTSALRVDVNIVEHEILDIEKFKLFRPEFADAEFILENGKYICGVEVEKMSKSYFNVVNPDVLIASYGADTLRMYEMFLGPLEQSKPWNTNGIEGVFKFLRKFWRLFHNDSWEFTVSDAEPSKAELKALHKIIKKVQDDIERFSFNTSVSSFMIAVNELTDLKCNKRSILQDLVVVLSPYAPHITEELWSLLGNEGSLSYAAYPEFNPAYLVEDEFSYPVSVNGKTRLNLNLSLALEAKEIEEIVLADEQVQKYLEGKTPKKVIIVKGRIVNIVI from the coding sequence ATGGATTACCAATTTAAAGAAATAGAACAGAAGTGGCAGGGGTTTTGGGCAGCACACCAGACGTTTAAAGCAGAGGCAACATCAGCCAAACCTAAATTTTATGTGCTTGATATGTTTCCATACCCATCGGGTGCGGGTTTACATGTTGGCCACCCACTGGGCTATATTGCCTCCGATATATTTTCAAGATACAAAAGATTAAAAGGTTACAATGTTTTACATCCGATGGGATATGATTCATTTGGTTTACCTGCTGAACAATATGCGATACAAACAGGACAGCACCCGGCATTAACTACTGAAGCGAATATCAGTACTTACCGCCGTCAGCTGGATCAGATTGGTTTTTCTTTTGACTGGAGCCGCGAAGTACGGACCAGCGAACCTGAATATTATAAGTGGACGCAATGGGTGTTTATGCAGCTGTTCAATTCCTGGTATAACCTGGAAACTGACCGCGCGGAAGATATCAGTACGTTAATTGAAAAATTCAATGCTTCGGGCAGTGCTGATGTAAAAGCAGCAAGTGATGAGGACGTGAAAAATTTCATGCCAAGTGACTGGGCAAATATGACCGCGGAAGAAAAACAGGAAGAGCTGTTAAAATACCGTTTAACATTTTTGAAGGAAAGTACAGTAAACTGGTGCGCAGCATTAGGAACGGTACTGGCTAATGATGAAGTTAAAGATGGTTTCTCTGAACGTGGCGGCCATCCGGTAGAACAGAAAAAAATGATGCAGTGGAGCATGCGTATTTCTGCTTATGCAGAGCGTTTGTTACAAGGTTTAAATACAATTGACTGGCCGGAACCGGTTAAGGAAATGCAGCGGAACTGGATTGGTAAGAGTGTTGGGGCGAGTGTCCGCTTCAAAATTGAGACCGATGCAGACATCAATACGGATTACATTGAAGTATTTACCACTCGTGTGGATACTATTTTTGGTGTTTCTTATGTAGTACTAGCTCCGGAACATGAACTGGTCGCAGCATTGACTACGCCAGCACAGGTAAGTGATATTAAGAATTATATAGAACAGACTAAAAAGAAATCTGAGTTAGACCGTATGGCGGATACTAAAACAGTTTCTGGTGCTTTTACGGGTACTTATGTGGTAAACCCGGTAAGTGGTGAGCGTATCCAGTTATGGATCGCTGATTATGTGCTTGCTGGTTATGGAACTGGTGCGGTAATGGGCGTGCCGAGTGGTGATCAGCGTGACTGGTTATTTGCAAAGCATTTTAATTTGCCGGTGGTTCAGATTCTTGATGCGCAAACAGCTATTGATGTACAGGCTGACAGTACTAAAGAAGGTAAATATATCAATTCTGGTTTTATCAACGGAATGACTTATGCAGAAGCTGTAACTACGCTGAATAAATGGCTGGAAGATCAGGGTGCAGGAAAAGCGAAGGTGAATTTCCGTATGCGTGATGCGATATTTGGTCGTCAGCGCTATTGGGGAGAGCCTATTCCGGTATACTTTAAAAATGGGCTGCCTTATTTGATTAAGGAAGAGGAGTTACCTTTATTGTTACCTGAGGTTGATAAGTATTTGCCAACAGAAACTGGTGAACCGCCGCTGGGCAGAGCTGAAAACTGGACTTACGAAAATCAGTATCATTATGAGCTGAGTACCATGCCAGGATGGGCGGGTTCAAGCTGGTACTGGTATCGTTATATGGATTCCAATAATGAAAAGAGTTTTGCTGGTCAGCAAGCGATTGAATACTGGAAAGACGTAGATTTATATATCGGTGGTGCCGAACATGCTACGGGCCACTTGCTTTACAGCCGTTTCTGGAATAAGTTCCTGAAAGATATGGGTTATGTAAAAGAAGAAGAGCCTTTCAAAAAACTGATTAACCAGGGAATGATCCAGGGCAGAACTAATTTTGTTTACCGGGTAGCTGATGAATCGGGTAAAGGTACTCATACTTTGGTTTCTCATGGTTTAAAGAACAATTATAAAACCTCGGCATTACGTGTCGATGTCAATATTGTAGAGCATGAAATCCTGGATATTGAAAAATTTAAGTTATTCAGACCTGAGTTTGCTGATGCAGAATTTATCCTGGAGAATGGTAAATATATCTGTGGAGTAGAGGTAGAAAAAATGTCCAAGTCTTATTTCAATGTGGTGAATCCTGATGTACTGATTGCCAGTTATGGTGCAGATACGCTAAGGATGTACGAAATGTTCTTAGGCCCGCTTGAACAAAGTAAACCATGGAATACCAATGGAATTGAAGGGGTATTTAAGTTCCTTCGTAAATTCTGGCGCTTATTCCACAATGACTCCTGGGAATTTACGGTATCTGATGCTGAACCTTCAAAAGCTGAATTAAAGGCATTACATAAAATCATTAAAAAGGTACAGGATGATATTGAGCGTTTTTCATTCAATACTTCGGTATCCAGCTTTATGATCGCTGTAAATGAACTGACGGATCTTAAATGTAATAAACGCAGTATTTTACAGGATCTGGTTGTTGTCCTTTCTCCGTATGCACCGCATATTACGGAAGAATTATGGTCATTGTTAGGAAATGAGGGTAGTTTATCTTATGCTGCTTATCCGGAGTTTAATCCGGCTTATTTAGTGGAAGATGAATTCAGTTATCCTGTTTCTGTAAACGGAAAAACAAGGTTAAATTTAAACCTGAGTTTAGCGCTTGAGGCTAAAGAGATTGAAGAAATTGTACTGGCTGATGAACAGGTCCAGAAATATCTTGAGGGTAAAACACCTAAAAAAGTGATTATCGTTAAGGGCCGTATTGTGAATATTGTGATTTAA